The following are encoded in a window of Colletotrichum lupini chromosome 3, complete sequence genomic DNA:
- a CDS encoding serine endopeptidase produces MRFLVILLHLAVAFALAIVEQTTITNEVPRIVLVELTERAQQNPDIVFNIIEQRLFEHECIFTRRHTFSSSFFRGFSFGLSCEGDREMIRSEILPMIQSLDVVKKASFASRSHQTPQRGQQRPQQQHGALPGETSHIVKRQATTTANSRLYESPTLPTHNGTGVSRLHAEGTLGNGINIAVIDTGFDLASPGLSQTRVTYNYNYVEDAFNFTGDNCINFLHGTHVLGIIAAESEERKFGVVGVAPNVTVELYGLDPCEGAAPGGLDDLMAAIESASSKGVDLIMIGYGIGLAFEEEPVARLVSQAVANGTAVTVASGNAGPGLFTGGSPANARGAAAIGSADNSATPYYTWRANFTSGDDAGFVRYAPQFPANFPAGNNLTLWSPGPAEGLPEGCNPAPGGFVPPADPAHTIMLIEEDHCWLSPGNTSTRLALGLGIPYVLRYQPASASVVDGMQWRPGFAEYSRDYKGIARISNEDGLFLASLLSNGSSVRISVPSNISEAHEEVFYRDNDISGGFVSGFSSWGPTPEGKSYPSFIAPGENILSTFLPRYGGVAVVSGTSMSNPFAVGVYALVKERHPDYDPQQILAVVASTAKPVRFIDDARQRKEFLAPVFSQGGGLVDAWDAVHTASLVNVSSLDFNDTAHRPEALTLSLKNTGTETLKYELRHLGAASGYILSETDPYGLSGAEGHPVYADVDISPAEVELAPGRSISISVSVRSNPSLPATSRGIFFGGYIEIVSSASEANTLTVPYTGFGTALVDIPMINPNASHLVKVNTDTRVDTEVPPDTLFTCLFNGTIPKPAWPVTCDLGFPGFRKVFVTASREYTYDLVSAETGEDVLAGTFRGSAGNWAALSSWWVWDGSEENRKYVPPGWYFWRVTALRLNGDAGRAGDWDVWESGRWRLAYDGRSVGLPENATELP; encoded by the exons ATGAGGTTCTTGGTCATCTTGCTTCACCTCGCGGTGGCCTTTGCGCTGGCCATCGTTGAGCAGACTACTATTACCAACGAGGTCCCGAGGATCGTTCTGGTAGAACTGACTGAACGCGCGCAACAG AATCCAGACATTGTTTTCAACATCATAGAACAACGCTTATTCGAGCACGAATGCATATTTACACGCCGTCACACATTTAGCTCCTCATTCTTTCGCGGCTTCTCGTTCGGCTTGTCATGTGAGGGAGATAGAGAAATGATCCGGAGCGAAATACTGCCTATGATTCAATCCCTAGACGTTGTAAAGAAGGCTTCTTTCGCCTCGCGGAGTCATCAAACGCCTCAACGCGGACAGCAACGTCCCCAACAACAACATGGAGCTCTCCCAGGAGAAACATCACACATAGTCAAACGACAGGCCACCACAACCGCCAACAGCAGGTTGTACGAATCACCCACCCTCCCAACACACAACGGCACAGGTGTATCCCGCCTCCACGCCGAAGGCACCCTCGGGAACGGCATAAACATCGCAGTAATCGACACGGGCTTCGATCTTGCATCCCCCGGGCTCTCTCAGACACGAGTTACATATAACTACAACTACGTCGAGGATGCCTTCAACTTTACAGGTGATAATTGCATCAACTTCTTGCACGGGACGCATGTTCTGGGTATCATTGCCGCCGAGAGCGAGGAAAGAAAGTTTGGGGTCGTAGGCGTGGCGCCGAATGTGACGGTTGAACTGTATGGACTTGATCCGTGTGAAGGTGCTGCGCCGGGTGGGTTGGATGATTTGATGGCTGCCATTGAGAGTGCTAGTAGCAAGGGGGTTGATCTTATCATGATTGGGTATGGGATCGGGCTTGCTTTTGAAGAGG AACCCGTTGCTCGTTTGGTCAGCCAGGCTGTTGCAAATGGGACGGCGGTGACGGTTGCGTCTGGGAATGCCGGGCCGGGCTTGTTCACGGGCGGATCACCCGCCAACGCCCGTGGTGCTGCGGCGATCGGGTCGGCGGATAATTCTGCGACGCCGTATTACACGTGGCGAGCCAACTTCACATCTGGCGATGATGCCGGTTTTGTTCGTTACGCGCCACAGTTTCCTGCCAACTTTCCTGCTGGGAATAACCTCACTCTATGGAGTCCAGGCCCTGCGGAAGGGTTGCCAGAGGGGTGTAACCCCGCGCCGGGGGGCTTTGTTCCTCCCGCCGACCCTGCGCATACCATTATGCTCATTGAGGAAGATCATTGCTGGTTAAGTCCGGGGAATACGTCAACTCGGCTCGCGCTTGGGTTGGGGATTCCGTACGTGTTGCGGTATCAACCTGCGTCGGCTTCAGTCGTTGATGGAATGCAGTGGCGGCCTGGGTTTGCGGAGTATTCCAGGGATTACAAGGGCATTGCTCGGATCTCCAACGAGGATGGACTTTTCCTTGCAAGCCTACTTTCAAACGGCTCCTCTGTACGGATCTCCGTCCCCTCAAATATCTCCGAGGCGCATGAGGAGGTATTTTACAGAGACAATGATATTTCGGGTGGTTTCGTCTCCGGGTTCTCTAGCTGGGGTCCGACGCCCGAGGGCAAGAGTTACCCGTCCTTCATCGCGCCGGGGGAGAATATCCTCAGTACGTTCCTGCCGAGGTATGGCGGTGTAGCTGTTGTCAGCGGGACGAGCATGTCGAATCCGTTTGCCGTGGGCGTGTACGCCCTGGTGAAGGAACGGCACCCAGACTACGATCCGCAGCAAATCCTCGCGGTGGTGGCGTCGACTGCGAAGCCGGTGCGGTTCATTGATGATGCGAGGCAGAGGAAGGAGTTTCTGGCGCCGGTTTTTAGTCAGGGTGGTGGACTTGTTGATGCGTGGGATGCTGTTCACACCGCTTCGTTGGTAAATGTTTCGAGTTTAGACTTCAATGACACAGCGCATCGGCCCGAAGCCCTGACGTTGAGTTTGAAGAATACGGGGACGGAGACGTTGAAGTACGAGTTGAGACACCTGGGTGCGGCGTCGGGGTATATCCTGAGCGAGACGGATCCGTACGGCTTGTCTGGTGCGGAAGGGCATCCGGTGTATGCGGACGTGGATATCTCGCCGGCAGAGGTGGAGCTTGCCCCGGGCAGATCTATATCCATCTCTGTTTCTGTCCGGTCCAACCCATCGCTTCCAGCGACGTCTAGGGGTATCTTCTTTGGAGGCTACATAGAGATCGTGTCCTCTGCATCTGAGGCGAACACGCTCACGGTTCCATACACCGGCTTCGGCACGGCCTTGGTCGATATCCCAATGATCAACCCCAACGCATCGCATCTCGTCAAAGTCAATACCGACACACGAGTCGACACGGAAGTACCGCCCGATACCCTCTTCACATGCCTCTTCAACGGAACCATCCCGAAGCCAGCGTGGCCGGTCACCTGCGACCTCGGCTTCCCCGGGTTCCGGAAGGTGTTTGTCACGGCGAGCCGGGAGTATACCTACGACCTAGTCAGCGCCGAGACGGGCGAGGATGTATTGGCTGGGACGTTTAGGGGTAGTGCGGGGAATTGGGCTGCGCTGTCGAGTTGGTGGGTTTGGGATGGGTCAGAGGAGAATAGGAAGTATGTGCCGCCTGGTTGGTATTTTTGGAGGGTAACGGCTTTGAGGTTGAATGGGGATGCTGGGAGGGCGGGGGATTGGGATGTTTGGGAGAGTGGGCGGTGGAGGTTGGCTTATGATGGGCGGAGTGTTGGGCTTCCTGAGAACGCGACTGAATTGCCGTAG
- a CDS encoding cytochrome P450 — translation MFGVSNWLIAASVALATAVYWAFKAVYMRTRFRGLPQPPKHSWIWAHTIIWEELAATLPLFTHPQHIYTIMAQKYNLGGIFYVDMWPFVESQVIITDPDAAQLVLTTNPYPKHPTIEQFLRPFTGKDSIAASNGDRWKYNHRMVGSGFTPTYVKPMAGMIAEQVLIFHERLRAFAAKGESFNMEEESAKTIFDVVGKIVFGVSLEAQRSGSPLLEDLRNSINPATTFIGTRNPWKKRKAQQKLQALKDRVRDTLAKEMKGRLRILQDEKELPSRRQVKSVLDRIVLDRIQSGPGMGLDDEFIDTAVTNLKALLLGGHGTTTDTFTWVTMFLSLYPDVVARLRAEHDEHFSPDLDTTVEMLTANPQKTNDMDFTNAVIKETLRFFPIGFTIRQAPPGTTHLEWNGRRWPVKNLMVIPCAHSTHMDPKVWGEDSKSFRPDRFLGEDAKDMHRFAWRPFERGPRACIAQDLAMDELRIMLLLTVRWFDFETIVNGTTQRVDYMDIDHKVGDLAFQMVGMEARPRHDMKMKVHVRERK, via the exons ATGTTTGGCGTTTCCAACTGGCTCATCGCGGCCAGCGTGGCTCTCGCCACGGCCGTGTACTGGGCTTTCAAGGCCGTGTACATGAGAACCAGATTCAGAGGATTG CCTCAACCGCCAAAGCACTCATGGATCTGGGCGCACACAATCATCTGGGAAGAGCTGGCAGCCACCCTCCCGCTCTTCACCCACCCCCAGCACATCTATACCATCATGGCGCAAAAGTACAACCTCGGCGGAATCTTCTACGTCGACATGTGGCCCTTTGTCGAGTCCCAGGTCATCATCACCGACCCGGACGCCGCCCAGCTCGTCCTCACCACGAATCCCTACCCCAAGCACCCCACCATCGAGCAGTTCCTCCGCCCCTTCACCGGCAAGGACAGCATCGCCGCCTCCAACGGCGACCGCTGGAAGTACAACCACCGCATGGTCGGCTCCGGCTTCACGCCCACCTACGTCAAGCCCATGGCCGGCATGATTGCCGAGCAGGTCCTCATCTTCCACGAGCGCCTCCGCGCGTTTGCTGCCAAGGGCGAGTCGTTCAACATGGAGGAGGAGTCGGCTAAGACTATCTTTGACGTTGTCGGTAAGATTGTGTTTGGTGTCTCTCTCGAGGCCCAGAGGTCTGGTTCGCCACTGCTTGAGGATTTGCGAAACTCGATTAACCCCGCCACCACCTTCATCGGCACCCGCAACCCATGGAAGAAGCGTAAGGCGCAGCAGAAGTTGCAGGCGCTCAAGGATCGCGTTAGGGATACCTTGGCTAAGGAGATGAAGGGGAGGTTGCGCATCCTGCAGGACGAGAAGGAGTTGCCTTCGCGACGACAGGTCAAGAGTGTCTTGGACCGTATCGTCCTGGACAGAATCCAGAGCGGACCGGGCATGGGCCTCGACGACGAATTCATCGACACCGCTGTTACCAA CCTCAAGGCCCTCCTCCTCGGAGGCCACGGCACCACCACCGATACCTTCACCTGGGTCACAATGTTCCTCTCCCTCTACCCAGACGTCGTCGCCCGCCTCCGCGCCGAGCACGACGAGCACTTCTCCCCGGACCTCGACACCACCGTCGAGATGCTCACCGCGAACCCGCAAAAGACAAACGACATGGACTTCACCAACGCCGTCATCAAGGAGACGCTCCGCTTCTTCCCCATCGGCTTCACCATCCGCCAAGCCCCGCCCGGAACCACGCACCTCGAGTGGAACGGCCGCCGCTGGCCCGTCAAGAACCTCATGGTCATCCCCTGCGCCCACTCGACGCACATGGACCCGAAAGTCTGGGGCGAGGACAGCAAGAGCTTCCGGCCCGATCGGTTCCTAGGCGAGGACGCCAAGGATATGCACCGCTTTGCGTGGCGGCCGTTTGAGCGCGGGCCCAGGGCGTGTATTGCGCAGGATTTGGCCATGGATGAGCTGCGCATCATGTTGTTGCTCACGGTGCGGTGGTTCGATTTCGAGACGATTGTGAATGGGACTACGCAGAGGGTCGATTATATGGATATCGATCACAAGGTGGGCGATTTGGCTTTCCAGATGGTTGGTATGGAGGCTAGGCCGAGGCACGATATGAAGATGAAGGTGCACGTCAGGGAGAGGAAATGA